One region of Duncaniella freteri genomic DNA includes:
- the rplC gene encoding 50S ribosomal protein L3 — MPGLLGKKIGMTSVFSADGKNVPCTVIEVGPCVVTQVKTVDKDGYAAVQLGFEEKKEKHTTNPMAGHFKKAGVAPQRHLAEFKGFGEEVKLGDTITVDFFSENDFVDIQGTSKGKGFQGVVKRHGFGGVGQSTHGQHNRLRAPGSVGACSYPAKVFKGMRMAGQMGNEKVTVQNLRVVKVLPEHNVLLIKGSIPGSKGSIVLIEK; from the coding sequence ATGCCAGGATTATTAGGAAAGAAAATCGGAATGACATCCGTTTTCAGTGCCGACGGCAAGAACGTGCCGTGCACTGTTATCGAAGTAGGCCCCTGCGTAGTTACTCAAGTGAAAACGGTTGACAAGGACGGCTATGCCGCCGTGCAGCTCGGCTTCGAGGAGAAGAAAGAGAAGCACACAACCAACCCCATGGCCGGTCACTTCAAGAAGGCCGGAGTAGCTCCCCAGCGCCACTTGGCCGAGTTCAAAGGATTTGGCGAAGAAGTAAAGCTCGGTGACACTATCACCGTTGACTTCTTCAGCGAAAACGACTTCGTAGACATCCAGGGAACCTCCAAGGGTAAGGGCTTCCAGGGCGTAGTTAAGCGTCATGGTTTCGGTGGTGTAGGTCAGTCGACCCACGGTCAGCACAACCGCCTCCGTGCCCCCGGTTCTGTAGGTGCCTGCTCATACCCCGCAAAAGTGTTCAAAGGCATGCGCATGGCAGGCCAGATGGGCAATGAGAAGGTTACCGTTCAAAACCTCCGTGTAGTTAAGGTGCTTCCCGAGCACAATGTGCTCCTTATAAAGGGATCTATCCCCGGAAGCAAAGGTTCAATCGTCTTAATTGAGAAATAA
- the rpsJ gene encoding 30S ribosomal protein S10 yields the protein MDQTIRIKLKSYDYNLVDKSAEKIVKTVKATGAVISGPIPLPTHRRVFTVNRSTFVNKKSREQFQLSSYKRLIDIHNSTGKTVDALMKLELPSGVEVEIKV from the coding sequence ATGGATCAAACAATCAGAATCAAACTTAAGTCCTACGACTACAACCTGGTTGACAAGTCGGCCGAGAAGATTGTGAAGACCGTTAAGGCAACCGGCGCAGTGATCAGCGGGCCTATACCCCTGCCCACACATCGTCGTGTGTTCACCGTCAATCGTTCCACATTCGTCAACAAGAAGTCGCGCGAGCAGTTCCAGCTTTCGAGCTACAAGCGCTTGATTGACATCCACAATTCCACCGGCAAGACAGTCGACGCTCTCATGAAGCTCGAACTTCCCTCAGGTGTGGAAGTGGAAATCAAGGTCTAA
- the fusA gene encoding elongation factor G: protein MAKDDQLKYTRNIGIMAHIDAGKTTTSERILFYTGLTHKIGEVHDGAATMDWMEQEQERGITITSAATTTFWKYAGEQYKINLIDTPGHVDFTVEVERSLRVLDGAVAAFCAVGGVEPQSETVWRQADKYNVPRIGYVNKMDRSGANFFEVVRQVKEVLGANPCPIEIPIGAEETFKGVVDLIKMKAVLWHDETMGADYTFEEIPAGLVDEANAWRDKMLEKIAEFDDALMEKYFDDPSTITEDEIRRAIRNATLKMEIVPMICGSSFKNKGVQYLLDSVCAYLPSPVDSGAVEGSSPDDPDQKESREPSSDAPMCALAFKIATDPYVGRLTFFRVYSGDVVAGSYVLNARSGKKERVSRLFQMHSNKQNAKELIGCGDIGAGVGFKDIRTGDTLCDENHPIVLEAMEFPDPVIGIAVEPKTQKDLDKLGVGLQKLAEEDPTFRVETNEETGQTVISGMGELHLDIIIDRLRREFKVECNQGRPQVTYKESITKSVELREVFKKQTGGRGKFADIIVRVEPVDEGFQGGLQFVDEVKGGNIPKEFIPSIQKGFTAAMKNGVLAGFPVEQLKVTVIDGSFHPVDSDQLSFELCAIQAFKKASEKAAPVLLEPIMKIEVVTPEESMGDVISDLNKRRGQVEGMENSRSGARVVKAKAPLAEMFGYVTALRTITSGRATSTMTFSHYAEVSSSIAKAVLTECQGRVDLIK, encoded by the coding sequence ATGGCTAAAGACGATCAGTTAAAATATACGCGCAATATCGGCATTATGGCTCACATCGATGCCGGCAAGACCACAACTTCCGAGCGTATTCTCTTCTACACAGGTCTTACCCACAAGATCGGTGAGGTTCATGACGGTGCAGCCACCATGGACTGGATGGAGCAGGAGCAGGAGCGCGGTATCACAATTACCTCAGCTGCTACCACTACATTCTGGAAATATGCAGGTGAGCAGTACAAGATCAACCTCATTGACACTCCGGGACACGTTGACTTCACTGTAGAGGTGGAGCGTTCACTCCGTGTGCTCGACGGTGCGGTAGCTGCATTCTGTGCAGTAGGTGGTGTTGAGCCCCAGTCCGAGACCGTATGGCGTCAGGCTGACAAATATAATGTGCCCCGTATCGGTTATGTAAACAAGATGGACCGTTCTGGCGCAAACTTCTTCGAAGTAGTGCGTCAGGTGAAGGAAGTGCTTGGCGCAAATCCTTGCCCCATCGAAATCCCTATCGGTGCAGAAGAGACATTCAAGGGCGTGGTAGACCTTATCAAGATGAAGGCCGTGCTGTGGCACGACGAGACCATGGGTGCTGACTACACTTTTGAGGAGATCCCCGCAGGTCTCGTTGACGAGGCAAACGCATGGCGTGACAAGATGCTTGAGAAGATCGCCGAGTTTGACGATGCCCTTATGGAGAAGTACTTCGACGATCCTTCCACTATCACAGAGGATGAGATTCGCCGTGCTATCCGTAATGCTACTCTCAAGATGGAGATTGTGCCTATGATATGCGGATCTTCATTCAAGAACAAGGGCGTGCAGTATCTTCTTGATTCTGTGTGTGCTTACCTTCCCAGCCCTGTTGATTCAGGTGCGGTTGAGGGCAGCAGCCCCGATGATCCCGACCAGAAGGAGTCCCGTGAGCCTTCAAGCGATGCGCCCATGTGTGCTCTCGCGTTCAAGATCGCTACCGACCCCTATGTAGGTCGTCTCACATTCTTCCGTGTTTACTCCGGCGACGTTGTAGCCGGATCATATGTCCTCAATGCCCGTTCCGGAAAGAAGGAACGTGTGAGCCGTCTGTTCCAGATGCACTCCAACAAGCAGAACGCCAAGGAGCTTATCGGTTGCGGCGATATAGGTGCAGGTGTAGGTTTCAAGGATATCCGTACAGGTGATACCCTTTGCGACGAGAACCATCCCATCGTGCTTGAGGCTATGGAATTCCCCGATCCCGTTATCGGTATCGCTGTAGAGCCTAAGACTCAGAAGGACCTCGACAAACTCGGAGTAGGTCTTCAGAAGCTTGCTGAGGAGGACCCCACCTTCCGCGTAGAGACTAACGAGGAGACCGGTCAGACCGTGATCTCCGGTATGGGTGAGCTTCACCTCGATATCATTATCGACCGTCTCCGTCGCGAGTTCAAGGTAGAGTGCAACCAGGGTCGTCCCCAGGTTACCTATAAGGAATCAATCACCAAGTCAGTTGAGCTTCGTGAGGTATTCAAGAAACAGACCGGTGGTCGCGGTAAGTTTGCCGACATCATCGTGCGTGTTGAGCCTGTTGACGAAGGATTCCAGGGTGGTCTCCAGTTCGTTGACGAGGTAAAGGGTGGTAACATTCCTAAGGAATTCATCCCCTCGATACAGAAGGGCTTCACTGCTGCTATGAAGAACGGTGTTCTTGCCGGATTCCCGGTAGAGCAGCTCAAGGTCACTGTGATCGACGGTTCTTTCCATCCGGTCGACTCCGATCAGCTCTCATTCGAGCTTTGCGCCATCCAGGCATTCAAGAAGGCCTCAGAGAAGGCTGCTCCGGTGCTCCTCGAACCTATCATGAAGATCGAGGTTGTTACCCCCGAGGAATCAATGGGTGACGTTATCTCCGACCTCAACAAGCGTCGTGGCCAGGTAGAAGGCATGGAGAACAGCCGTTCAGGTGCCCGCGTGGTTAAGGCTAAGGCACCTCTCGCCGAGATGTTCGGTTATGTGACAGCCCTCCGTACCATCACTTCAGGTCGTGCTACCTCCACAATGACATTCAGCCACTACGCAGAGGTAAGCAGCTCCATCGCCAAGGCTGTCCTCACCGAATGCCAGGGTCGTGTGGATCTCATAAAGTAA
- the rpsG gene encoding 30S ribosomal protein S7: MRKAKPKKRVILPDPVFNDVRVSKFVNHLMYDGKKNTSYTIFYSALELVKGKLPNEEKTSLEIWKKALENITPTVEVKSRRVGGATFQVPTEIRADRKESISMKNLIAYARKRGGKTMAEKLAAEIVDAFNEQGGAFKRKEDMHKMAEANRAFAHFRF, translated from the coding sequence ATGCGTAAAGCTAAACCTAAGAAGCGGGTGATCCTTCCCGATCCCGTATTCAATGACGTAAGAGTCTCCAAGTTCGTCAACCATCTTATGTACGATGGTAAGAAGAACACCTCATACACCATTTTCTATTCCGCTCTCGAACTCGTGAAGGGCAAGCTCCCCAACGAGGAGAAGACCTCTCTTGAGATATGGAAGAAGGCTCTTGAGAACATCACTCCTACAGTGGAGGTTAAGTCACGCCGTGTAGGTGGCGCAACTTTCCAGGTGCCTACCGAGATCCGTGCTGACCGCAAGGAGTCAATCTCTATGAAGAACCTTATCGCTTATGCACGCAAGCGCGGTGGCAAGACCATGGCTGAGAAGCTGGCTGCCGAAATTGTCGATGCTTTCAATGAGCAGGGCGGCGCATTCAAGCGCAAGGAGGATATGCATAAGATGGCTGAGGCGAACCGTGCCTTCGCTCACTTCCGTTTCTAA
- the rpsL gene encoding 30S ribosomal protein S12, with protein sequence MPTIQQLVRKGRVALEDKSKSPALDSCPQRRGVCVRVYTTTPKKPNSAMRKVARVRLTNGKEVNSYIPGEGHNLQEHSIVLVRGGRVKDLPGVRYHIVRGTLDTSGVKDRTQRRSKYGAKRPKAAKK encoded by the coding sequence ATGCCTACTATTCAGCAATTAGTAAGAAAAGGACGTGTGGCTCTTGAGGACAAGAGCAAGTCACCCGCGCTTGATTCATGCCCCCAGCGTCGTGGCGTGTGCGTGCGTGTCTACACTACAACCCCTAAGAAACCTAACTCCGCTATGCGTAAGGTGGCTCGTGTCCGCCTCACCAACGGCAAGGAGGTCAACAGCTACATCCCGGGCGAGGGTCACAACCTCCAGGAGCACTCTATCGTGCTTGTTCGTGGCGGTCGTGTGAAGGACCTTCCCGGTGTGCGTTACCACATCGTTCGCGGCACTCTCGACACATCCGGTGTTAAGGACCGTACACAGCGTCGCTCCAAGTATGGAGCAAAGCGTCCTAAGGCCGCTAAGAAATAA
- a CDS encoding EFR1 family ferrodoxin (N-terminal region resembles flavodoxins. C-terminal ferrodoxin region binds two 4Fe-4S clusters.): protein MKILYFTTTGNSLAVARAIGGELLSVVGLLVSGVGGLRDDDGVGVVCPVYFGELPLPVSELLSRIVIDAPYRFLVLTCGSTPAMAVRASGGWDYVRSILMVDNYFPMFDVGEQIAGVGRKRVDEHLAEICADISMRRRFVESPTVFGRLAGWWMRCFPLRSDAYRRFYVEDSCSGCGICARLCPVGNIVLLNGRPMIGEGCLICGACYHNCPSAAVRYNGEKSRVQYRHPGVSLVDIMSQSGSVEKE, encoded by the coding sequence ATGAAAATTCTATACTTTACTACTACAGGCAATTCCCTTGCCGTGGCGCGAGCTATCGGAGGGGAATTGCTTTCTGTTGTCGGGCTTCTTGTGTCCGGCGTTGGCGGATTGCGCGATGATGATGGTGTGGGGGTGGTGTGTCCGGTGTATTTCGGAGAGCTGCCCTTGCCGGTTTCGGAGCTGCTTTCGAGGATTGTCATTGATGCGCCTTACCGCTTCCTTGTGCTTACCTGCGGCAGCACTCCGGCTATGGCGGTGCGTGCGTCGGGCGGATGGGATTATGTGAGAAGCATACTTATGGTCGACAACTATTTTCCTATGTTTGATGTAGGGGAGCAGATCGCCGGGGTGGGGCGGAAGCGCGTTGATGAACACCTGGCTGAGATCTGTGCGGATATTTCAATGCGGAGGCGTTTTGTTGAATCTCCGACGGTGTTCGGCAGGCTTGCCGGATGGTGGATGCGGTGTTTCCCTTTGCGCTCTGACGCGTATAGGCGATTTTATGTCGAGGATTCCTGTTCGGGGTGCGGCATTTGCGCACGTCTGTGTCCTGTGGGGAATATCGTGCTGCTGAATGGGCGTCCCATGATAGGGGAGGGATGTCTCATCTGTGGGGCATGCTATCATAATTGTCCGTCTGCGGCTGTGCGGTACAATGGCGAAAAGAGCCGGGTGCAGTACCGTCATCCGGGTGTCTCGCTCGTGGATATCATGTCGCAGTCCGGATCGGTCGAAAAAGAGTAA
- the prfB gene encoding peptide chain release factor 2 (programmed frameshift) — translation MITQEQLKETFERKLALRRYLDIDSKKIQVEEEELRTHVPDFWEHPKEAQAQMKKIKDLQGWIAGYEAVDKAVGELEIAWEFIKDGLIEESELDALYAHAVAIIEELELKNMLRREEDKLGVVLKINSGAGGTESQDWAQMLMRMYLRWCEDHHYKTSIANLLEGDEAGIKSCTINVEGDFAYGYLKSENGVHRLVRVSPYNAQGKRMTSFASVFVTPLVDDTIEVKVEPALLSWDTFRSGGAGGQNVNKVESGVRLRYQFTDPYTGEHEEILIENTETRDQPKNKENAMRQLRSILYDKELKHRLEEQAKIEAGKMKIEWGSQIRSYVFDDRRVKDHRTGHQTADVGGVMDGDLDPFIKAYLMEFAGEEQ, via the exons ATGATTACTCAGGAACAGCTAAAAGAGACTTTTGAACGCAAGCTCGCGTTGAGGAGGTATCTT GACATCGACAGTAAGAAAATTCAGGTAGAAGAAGAGGAGTTGCGCACCCATGTCCCGGATTTTTGGGAGCATCCCAAAGAAGCTCAGGCGCAGATGAAGAAAATAAAGGACCTTCAAGGGTGGATTGCCGGGTATGAGGCTGTCGACAAGGCTGTCGGTGAGCTTGAGATTGCCTGGGAATTTATCAAGGACGGTCTTATCGAGGAGTCGGAGCTTGATGCGCTGTATGCTCATGCGGTCGCAATCATAGAGGAGCTTGAACTTAAGAACATGCTTCGCCGCGAGGAGGATAAGCTTGGCGTCGTGCTTAAGATAAATTCAGGAGCCGGTGGCACCGAGAGCCAGGATTGGGCACAGATGCTTATGCGTATGTATCTTCGCTGGTGCGAGGATCATCATTACAAGACCTCTATCGCCAATCTGCTTGAGGGGGATGAGGCGGGTATCAAGTCGTGCACCATAAATGTGGAAGGTGATTTCGCTTATGGCTATCTAAAGAGTGAGAACGGCGTGCATCGTCTTGTGCGAGTGTCGCCCTACAATGCGCAGGGCAAGCGTATGACCTCTTTTGCGTCGGTGTTTGTGACGCCTCTTGTCGATGACACCATCGAGGTAAAGGTGGAGCCTGCGCTCCTTTCGTGGGATACGTTCCGCTCTGGAGGCGCAGGAGGGCAGAATGTGAACAAGGTGGAGTCGGGCGTGCGTCTGCGATATCAGTTCACCGACCCTTATACCGGAGAGCATGAGGAGATCTTGATTGAGAATACCGAGACTCGTGACCAGCCCAAGAATAAGGAGAACGCCATGCGTCAGCTTCGGTCGATACTGTATGACAAGGAACTCAAACACAGACTTGAGGAGCAAGCTAAGATAGAAGCTGGCAAGATGAAGATCGAATGGGGCTCGCAGATACGCAGCTACGTGTTTGACGACCGCCGTGTTAAGGATCATCGCACCGGGCATCAGACCGCTGATGTAGGCGGTGTCATGGATGGTGATCTTGATCCGTTCATAAAGGCGTATCTTATGGAGTTTGCCGGCGAGGAGCAATAG
- a CDS encoding gliding motility lipoprotein GldH, which yields MKRLIYIISAIAALGAAVAACGDAEREYSRWVDIPAKGWAYGDTLRLVPVDTSLHDNDSLVHRGLRLGLTHTNDYPYSNLWIEVTYRGEKFSYRDTLNITLADVYGRWMGSGFGANYQHEIMLNPRADIDLSRPVFVRHIMRVDTLRGLDRVGVSVR from the coding sequence ATGAAGAGGCTTATCTATATTATTTCAGCAATCGCCGCCCTCGGAGCGGCGGTTGCTGCGTGTGGGGATGCCGAAAGAGAATATAGCCGTTGGGTTGATATCCCTGCAAAAGGGTGGGCGTATGGCGACACATTGAGGCTTGTGCCTGTTGATACGTCGCTTCACGACAATGACTCGCTTGTGCATCGTGGGCTCCGTCTTGGGCTTACTCACACTAATGATTATCCTTATTCCAATCTTTGGATTGAGGTGACATACCGAGGTGAAAAATTTTCCTATAGAGATACTCTCAACATCACATTGGCGGATGTCTACGGACGATGGATGGGGAGTGGGTTCGGGGCTAATTATCAGCATGAGATAATGCTTAATCCGAGAGCCGATATTGATCTGTCTCGACCGGTATTTGTGCGCCATATAATGCGCGTTGACACTTTGCGCGGTCTTGACCGAGTGGGAGTGTCGGTGCGATGA